A genome region from Maridesulfovibrio salexigens DSM 2638 includes the following:
- the tmcC gene encoding TmcC family electron transfer complex membrane anchor subunit, which produces MNSVYAFVVGPLAWFAWGVFVLGSAYRLVSMYQLAKAKDGSSLHYMSFKYGFRSIMAWMNPTGTLGWQRNPWTAMVTFVFHICLVIVPIFLLGHVVLWDQFFGISWPTLPDTVADIMSILVVVCCIYFGARRFLQKDVAYLTTGKDWVALAVPALVFLTGVMAYHEIGDAKVMLILHILCGEIMLISIPFTRLSHAVFGLFTRAYMGSEFGGVRRCKDW; this is translated from the coding sequence ATGAACAGTGTTTATGCATTCGTGGTTGGCCCTCTGGCTTGGTTCGCCTGGGGCGTGTTTGTTCTCGGTTCCGCTTACAGATTGGTTTCCATGTACCAGCTCGCTAAGGCAAAAGACGGTTCGTCTTTGCATTACATGAGCTTCAAGTATGGTTTCCGCTCCATCATGGCATGGATGAATCCTACCGGAACCCTTGGTTGGCAGCGCAATCCCTGGACTGCGATGGTCACCTTTGTTTTTCACATCTGTCTTGTCATTGTTCCCATCTTCCTGCTGGGACATGTGGTTCTCTGGGACCAGTTCTTCGGCATCAGCTGGCCGACTCTCCCGGATACCGTCGCTGACATCATGTCTATTCTGGTTGTTGTCTGCTGCATTTACTTCGGTGCACGCCGTTTTCTGCAGAAAGACGTTGCCTACCTGACCACCGGTAAGGACTGGGTCGCACTTGCTGTGCCTGCACTCGTTTTCCTGACCGGTGTAATGGCCTACCATGAAATCGGCGATGCCAAGGTTATGCTCATTCTGCATATTCTTTGTGGTGAAATCATGCTCATCAGCATTCCCTTCACCCGTTTGAGTCACGCAGTGTTCGGCCTGTTCACCAGAGCTTACATGGGTTCCGAGTTCGGCGGTGTTCGTCGCTGCAAGGACTGGTAA
- the tmcB gene encoding electron transfer complex ferredoxin TmcB, whose translation MTFDRKIEDAGLERGVSRLTPERIENTLKQVIEGEAGAKLKLYAETCMRCGMCSEACHYYMSHEGDPSYSPAGKVHQTLGKILRKNYKVTADEIYEMAQIAYTECNLCRRCVHFCPLGIDTGYIMSMVRRMCHKLGVTPQYIQDTAHSHSATMNQMWLKDDEWPDTLQWQEDEARDEMPNLRIPLDKEGAEIYYSVIAPEPKFRTQLIYQAAYIFNEAGVDFTMPTEPGWDNSDMCMFTGDFEMMGRLKKRHFESALDLKVKRIVMGECGHAFRSIYDQGNRWDAWEMYPIEVVHSVEFFWELFEAGKIKLREKFKEPITVHDPCNIIRGRGLMEQSRKLAHALCENVVEMTPNLEHNYCCAAGGGVINCGPPFKNVRMKGNKIKAEQLKATGVNTILAPCHNCHGGLEDLNHYYELGMDIKFFGDLIYELMEKPE comes from the coding sequence ATGACATTCGACAGGAAAATCGAAGACGCTGGACTCGAGCGGGGTGTTTCCCGCCTGACTCCTGAACGTATCGAAAATACTCTCAAGCAGGTTATTGAAGGAGAAGCCGGCGCAAAACTTAAGCTTTATGCTGAGACTTGCATGCGCTGCGGTATGTGCTCCGAAGCCTGCCATTACTATATGTCCCATGAAGGTGACCCCAGCTATTCTCCCGCTGGTAAAGTTCACCAGACACTGGGTAAGATTCTGCGCAAGAACTACAAAGTTACTGCAGATGAAATCTACGAAATGGCACAGATTGCTTACACCGAGTGTAACCTCTGCCGCCGTTGCGTTCACTTCTGCCCGCTGGGAATCGATACCGGTTACATTATGAGCATGGTACGCCGCATGTGCCACAAGCTCGGCGTAACCCCCCAGTACATTCAGGATACCGCTCATTCTCATTCCGCTACCATGAACCAGATGTGGCTCAAAGATGATGAATGGCCGGATACCCTGCAGTGGCAGGAAGATGAAGCCCGTGATGAAATGCCCAATCTGCGTATTCCGCTGGATAAAGAAGGTGCGGAGATTTACTACTCCGTTATCGCACCGGAACCCAAGTTCCGTACCCAGCTCATCTATCAGGCTGCATACATCTTCAACGAAGCCGGAGTTGACTTCACCATGCCCACCGAACCGGGCTGGGATAACTCCGATATGTGCATGTTCACCGGTGACTTTGAAATGATGGGTCGTCTTAAAAAGCGCCATTTCGAATCCGCTCTCGACCTCAAGGTTAAGCGCATCGTAATGGGTGAGTGTGGTCACGCATTTCGCTCCATCTATGACCAGGGTAACCGCTGGGACGCATGGGAAATGTATCCTATTGAAGTTGTCCACTCCGTTGAGTTCTTCTGGGAGCTCTTCGAAGCAGGCAAAATCAAGCTGCGTGAGAAGTTCAAAGAACCCATCACTGTGCATGACCCCTGTAACATCATCCGTGGTCGCGGTCTGATGGAACAGTCCCGCAAGCTTGCACACGCACTGTGTGAAAACGTTGTTGAAATGACTCCGAACCTTGAGCACAACTACTGCTGTGCTGCTGGTGGTGGTGTTATCAACTGTGGTCCTCCGTTCAAGAACGTCCGTATGAAGGGTAACAAGATCAAGGCTGAGCAGCTTAAGGCTACCGGCGTGAACACCATTCTCGCTCCCTGCCATAACTGCCACGGTGGACTCGAAGACCTTAACCATTACTACGAACTGGGTATGGATATTAAGTTCTTCGGCGACCTGATCTATGAACTCATGGAAAAGCCGGAATAG
- the tmcA gene encoding acidic tetraheme cytochrome c3 TmcA, with the protein MIKRVFSIAVIAACVLLYMVPAFCQEDITSLLDPAFPKHQRPAAVFAHDAHNEMAGIEDCAVCHHVWEDGKIVEDESSEDQKCSDCHAVKAEAGKTDLRNAYHQLCSNCHVKEDKGPISCAGCHPKGGAAPAAH; encoded by the coding sequence ATGATTAAAAGAGTATTCTCTATTGCGGTCATTGCCGCCTGTGTCTTGCTCTACATGGTTCCCGCGTTCTGTCAGGAAGATATCACTTCCCTGCTGGACCCGGCTTTCCCGAAGCATCAGAGACCTGCTGCTGTGTTCGCACATGATGCACATAACGAAATGGCCGGTATTGAAGATTGTGCTGTCTGCCACCATGTCTGGGAAGATGGAAAGATCGTTGAAGACGAGTCTTCCGAAGACCAGAAGTGTTCTGACTGCCACGCTGTTAAAGCTGAAGCAGGTAAAACCGACCTGCGTAATGCTTACCATCAGCTTTGTTCAAACTGTCACGTTAAAGAAGATAAAGGTCCTATCTCCTGCGCTGGTTGTCACCCCAAAGGTGGCGCCGCTCCCGCAGCACATTAG